Proteins encoded by one window of Gambusia affinis linkage group LG17, SWU_Gaff_1.0, whole genome shotgun sequence:
- the LOC122846994 gene encoding uncharacterized protein LOC122846994, whose translation MSGEKNPEVVGCDASIMRNVWEIRMREFGQRMRLEQERLERSALPAINKDWADRMTAKMGKYKRVERKVTPSDIQPDDNIWKSKEPLVPQGVPLCRGLGPVGRPGVPAKSFSAQTPNLKDKKVQDKSLNKLQQLMSITKTQPSSLVWGKAWKFNKSLPIPAEGASPDWGQCWMFAPYQPRAEEGKPWPNETNMVDPQRYLWRKAFYKMVEPQALDLNLPADEWQTSWKRFEKIKKDSSEDEEKTSKHGFFTSLVEMQHQNEILCSSEWSDSWSSTKPGNEGLLNATVDDNKDMGREINPVWEECWRLLNHHGSNSFKLLRHQKPLSPEWASSWRTAAGVFSNQQSSSQNQHHGFDDHSLEREGFHKITSATRKRDLQLCDTFEANVDWSKSWEIPKNNSKPCAEIDKVLKALPPKVDVETQRVEKVPQVNYSTEKVDPRYEQLRRDVIHHTRRELPESKILLMKHLQKILPPSEWRDSWKVIKHRMRQERRRYKPDPVKPFRESEKGENSKPNASEWKDSWKFTCRPLNQNPELWQQGWSTSTQVRVNWERHQREISVEEFPKNGPTSERIWGESWKFSRYQHRSETAKAKDQVGKGKLNVPDNSREHESHAKSISDWQDAWMITETEMRHDKPSFAQWRESWKWSIYHSPQWTGLVSTDKWVDESTEIQRPKSIMSSEVVKAKMSRSFDHKIFGQRYPEKEWSSSWSSKSLLSNQSSKSSSTQQQHPILSECGCKWGRSFRLANPMPQLDQLWIESSQNPGYYQVLWSSKNKIQNINKNKSDLNKVFASATLWANCYRFLQKPSDQLNTKGRSKVPSDQRVILPTKIKTRKQLYSGIEKEKQSERKWAGCHLLGKTQPRPKKGSGSNSKLMPEDSVYKKFLEEWGESWRFFVRPENLKKQMSFKSISGWDESWKFLLPLY comes from the exons ATGTCCGGTGAGAAGAACCCAGAGGTGGTGGGATGCGACGCCTCCATCATGAGGAACGTCTGGGAGATCCGGATGAGGGAGTTCGGACAGAGGATGCGTCTGGAGCAGGAGCGGCTGGAGAGGAGCGCGCTGCCCGC CATCAACAAGGACTGGGCAGATCGCATGACTGCCAAGATGGGGAAATACAAAAGAGTGGAGAGGAAAGTTACACCTTCTGATATCCAACCAGACGACAACATCTGGAAGAGCAAGGAACCGCTGGTTCCTCAGGGAGTTCCTCTCTGCAGAGGTTTGGGTCCTGTTGGCAGACCAGGAGTCCCGGCTAAAAGCTTTTCTGCTCAAACCCCGAATCTCAAGGACAAAAAGGTGCAAGACAAGAGTCTCAACAAACTACAGCAACTCATGTCAATCACCAAAACTCAGCCGTCGTCTCTGGTGTGGGGCAAGGCTTGGAAGTTCAACAAGTCCTTACCGataccagcagagggcgccagTCCAGACTGGGGGCAGTGCTGGATGTTTGCTCCCTATCAACCTCGAGCCGAAGAAGGTAAGCCTTGGCCAAACGAGACCAACATGGTGGATCCACAAAGATATCTCTGGAGAAAAGCCTTTTACAAGATGGTGGAACCACAGGCGCTAGACCTGAATCTGCCCGCTGACGAATGGCAGACATCCTGGAAAAGATTTGAGAAAATCAAGAAAGATTCCagtgaagatgaagagaaaaccTCTAAACATGGATTCTTCACTTCACTGGTGGAAATGCAGCACCAAAATGAAATCTTGTGTTCATCAGAGTGGAGTGATTCCTGGTCGTCCACCAAGCCAGGCAACGAAGGTTTACTGAATGCAACAGTTGATGACAACAAAGATATGGGAAGAGAAATAAACCCAGTATGGGAGGAATGTTGGAGGCTTCTCAACCATCATGGCAGCAACAGCTTCAAGCTTCTTCGCCATCAGAAACCTCTCAGTCCAGAATGGGCCAGTTCATGGAGAACAGCTGCCGGCGTCTTCAGCAACCAACAGAGTTCCTCTCAGAACCAACATCATGGCTTTGACGATCACAGCCTGGAGAGAGAAGGTTTTCACAAAATCACCTCCGCAACTCGTAAGAGAGACCTTCAGCTCTGCGATACATTTGAGGCAAATGTCGACTGGAGTAAGTCATGGGAGATCCcgaagaacaactcaaaaccttGTGCTGAGATAGATAAAGTCCTCAAAGCCTTACCGCCGAAGGTAGATGTTGAGACTCAAAGGGTGGAAAAGGTCCCTCAGGTCAATTACTCGACAGAGAAAGTAGATCCAAGGTACGAGCAACTAAGACGTGATGTGATACATCACACAAGGAGGGAACTCCCCGAGTCAAAGATACTTCTTATGAAGCACCTGCAGAAAATACTTCCACCTTCTGAATGGAGGGATTCCTGGAAGgtaataaaacacagaatgaGACAGGAAAGGAGAAGGTACAAGCCAGATCCTGTGAAGCCTTTCAGAGAGTCTGAGAAAGGGGAAAATTCAAAGCCCAATGCCTCAGAGTGGAAAGACTCCTGGAAGTTTACCTGCCGGCCCCTGAATCAGAACCCTGAGCTGTGGCAACAAGGTTGGTCCACCTCAACGCAAGTCCGGGTGAACTGGGAGAGGCACCAGAGGGAGATTTCAGTGGAGGAATTCCCTAAAAATGGCCCAACAAGTGAACGGATTTGGGGAGAATCCTGGAAGTTCTCAAGGTACCAGCATCGATCAGAAACTGCAAAAGCCAAAGATCAAGTCGGCAAAGGGAAGCTGAATGTTCCTGATAACTCAAGAGAACATGAAAGTCATGCCAAGTCCATATCAGATTGGCAAGATGCCTGGATGATCACAGAAACAGAGATGAGACATGATAAACCATCGTTTGCTCAGTGGAGGGAATCCTGGAAGTGGTCTATCTACCACTCACCACAATGGACTGGACTAGTATCGACAGACAAGTGGGTGGATGAATCCACTGAGATCCAGCGCCCAAAAAGCATTATGTCCTCAGAAGTAGTGAAAGCTAAAATGAGCCGCTCCTTTGACCACAAGATATTTGGCCAAAGATACCCTGAGAAAGAGTGGAGTTCCTCATGGAGCAGCAAATCACTTCTAAGCAATCAGTCAAGCAAAAGTAGTTCAACTCAGCAGCAACATCCCATTCTGAGTGAGTGTGGATGTAAGTGGGGAAGATCTTTCAGACTTGCCAACCCAATGCCCCAACTGGATCAGCTCTGGATTGAGTCTTCCCAGAACCCGGGTTACTACCAGGTTTTGTGGTCAAGCAAAAACAagatacaaaacataaacaaaaataaatccgACCTAAACAAAGTGTTTGCTTCTGCCACACTTTGGGCAAACTGCTACCGGTTTCTGCAGAAACCCAGCGACCAGCTTAATACCAAAGGTAGATCCAAAGTACCCAGTGATCAAAGAGTGATTTTACCAACAAAGATCAAAACGAGGAAGCAACTGTATTCTGGCATTGAGAAGGAGAAACAATCCGAGAGGAAGTGGGCAGGATGCCACCTCCTGGGTAAAACCCAACCTCGTCCCAAGAAAGGCAGCGGTTCTAACAGTAAGCTCATGCCTGAAGACAGCGTCTATAAGAAGTTCCTGGAGGAATGGGGAGAGTCTTGGAGATTCTTCGTCCGtcctgaaaacctgaaaaaacagATGAGCTTTAAGTCGATATCTGGTTGGGATGAATCCTGGAAGTTCCTCCTTCCACTGTACTGA
- the dnajc25 gene encoding dnaJ homolog subfamily C member 25: MYRKQPESLGDQRLPRTELLLLLLLQSLDSRLTGPSRQDGFRRSLKVAYLYATSSFGPRGKDLLLQADVWLYFIFLNCRGCIECDGARSSVCEQQRQQQRGEMVVFPERSRGLWRLTVLLLSVSSLPAATALLEGLYCGTEVCYDVLGVSREASKAEIARAYRQLARRYHPDRYRPEEPGDEENTHTKFLLIATAYETLKDEDSRRDYDYMLDHPEEYYQHYYAYYRRRLAPKVDVRIVILVTICAISAVQYVSWCSSYNKAINYLVTVPKYRIQATEIAKQQGLLSRTKEKGKNRRSKEEIREQEEEVIRDIIKNKIDIKGGYQKPSLSDILLCKMVLFPFYLSRYVAWYARWVYRFTVCREEYGEEEKLYLIRRNMKLSQAQFDSLEENAKQTFLEKQLWVRENYEAYRKEREEEMKAKLATDPKMKRYRRWMKNEGPGRLTFADD, translated from the exons ATGTATAGAAAACAACCTGAATCACTGGGTGATCAACGTTTACCAAGGactgaactgctgctgctgctgctgctccagtcACTGGATTCCAGGTTGACTGGACCTTCAAGACAAGATGGTTTCAGAAGGTCATTAAAG GTGGCATATTTGTATGCAACGTCATCATTTGGGCCAAGAGGCAAAGATCTTCTATTGCAAGCAGATGTGTGGCTGTATTTCATATTCCTGAACTGCAGAGGTTGTATCG AATGCGACGGCGCTCGGAGCTCCGTGTGtgagcagcagcggcagcagcagcggggAGAGATGGTCGTGTTCCCGGAGCGGAGCCGCGGCCTGTGGCGGCTCACGGTGCTCCTGCTCTCCGTGTCGTCGCTGCCCGCGGCCACGGCGCTGCTGGAGGGGCTCTACTGCGGGACGGAGGTCTGCTACGACGTGCTGGGAGTCTCCCGGGAGGCCTCCAAGGCAGAGATCGCAAGGGCTTACCGGCAGCTGGCCCGCCGGTACCACCCGGACCGGTACCGGCCCGAGGAGCCCGGAGACGAGGAGAACACCCACACGAAGTTCCTGCTGATTGCTACAGCTTATGAGACTCTGAAG GATGAAGACTCGCGGCGCGACTACGACTACATGCTGGACCATCCTGAGGAATATTACCAGCACTACTACGCCTACTACCGCCGCCGCCTCGCCCCCAAGGTCGACGTCAGGATCGTCATCCTCGTCACCATCTGCGCCATCTCTGCTGTCCAG TACGTCAGCTGGTGCAGCAGCTACAACAAGGCCATCAACTACCTGGTGACCGTCCCAAAGTACCGGATCCAGGCCACTGAGATCGCCAAGCAGCAGGGCCTGCTCAGCCGCACTAAGGAGAAGGGCAAGAACCGGCGCTCCAAGGAGGAAATCCGcgagcaggaagaggaagtgaTTCGTGACATCATCAAGAACAAGATCGACATCAAGGGCGGCTACCAGAAGCCGAGCCTGTCGGACATCCTGCTGTGTAAGATGGTTCTGTTCCCCTTCTACCTGAGCCGCTACGTGGCGTGGTACGCCCGCTGGGTGTACCGCTTCACCGTCTGCCGGGAGGAGTACGGCGAGGAGGAGAAGCTCTACCTCATCAG GAGGAACATGAAGCTGTCGCAGGCGCAGTTCGACAGTCTGGAGGAAAACGCCAAGCAGACGTTCCTGGAGAAACAGCTGTGGGTCCGAGAAAACTACGAG GCGTACAGGAAGGAGCGCGAGGAGGAGATGAAGGCCAAGCTGGCGACCGACCCGAAGATGAAGCGGTACCGCCGCTGGATGAAGAACGAAGGCCCGGGTCGGCTGACCTTCGCAGACGACTGA